From one Lycium ferocissimum isolate CSIRO_LF1 chromosome 5, AGI_CSIRO_Lferr_CH_V1, whole genome shotgun sequence genomic stretch:
- the LOC132057341 gene encoding transcription factor RAX2, protein MGRAPCCDKANVKKGPWSPEEDAKLKEYIEKFGTGGNWIALPQKAGLRRCGKSCRLRWLNYLRPNIKHGEFSDEEDRVICSLYANIGSRWSIIAAQLPGRTDNDIKNYWNTKLKKKLMGYVSSSHKIRPLNHHHQHQIITNAYNNNYCQQLSLFQASSLLVSSNYNNNNTTFPCYETNIPTIPSSSTFLNTAASASCTSNISASTSPGLQIQENNFVGPTTSDESYGVSNLDFHNYMYNGVIGEEAEDQSNSKFLINEGGGKLISGNGCYVAQQNPLDYSSLEEIKELISTNHVTCNNNSLFLDEIKTGEKVMMYY, encoded by the exons aTGGGAAGAGCTCCATGTTGTGATAAGGCAAATGTGAAGAAAGGGCCATGGTCACCTGAAGAAGATGCAAAATTAAAAGAGTATATTGAGAAATTTGGTACTGGTGGAAATTGGATTGCTCTTCCACAAAAAGCTG GGCTAAGAAGATGTGGGAAAAGCTGCAGATTAAGATGGCTAAATTATCTTAGGCCAAACATTAAACATGGAGAATTCTCAGATGAAGAAGACAGAGTCATTTGCAGCCTTTATGCTAACATTGGAAGCAG GTGGTCAATAATAGCAGCTCAATTACCAGGCAGGACAGATAACGATATCAAGAACTATTGGAACACAAAGCTCAAGAAGAAATTAATGGGATATGTCTCTTCATCTCACAAAATTAGGCCtcttaatcatcatcatcaacaccaaatTATAACCAAtgcttataataataattattgccAACAACTTTCACTTTTTCAAGCTTCATCCTTATTAGTCTCAtcaaactataacaacaacaacaccaccttTCCATGCTATGAAACCAATATTCCTACAATCCCATCAAGTAGTACTTTCTTGAACACTGCTGCATCCGCTAGTTGTACCTCAAACATTAGTGCTAGTACTTCCCCTGGtctccaaattcaagaaaataattttgtgggTCCTACTACTTCTGATGAGAGTTATGGTGTTTCAAATTTGGATTTTCATAACTATATGTATAATGGTGTTATTGGTGAAGAAGCAGAAGATCAGAGTAATTCAAAGTTCTTGATTAATGAAGGTGGAGGAAAGTTGATTAGTGGAAATGGTTGTTATGTTGCACAACAAAATCCATTAGATTATAGTAGCTTGGAGGAGATTAAGGAACTAATTAGTACTAATCATGTTACATGTAATAACAATAGCTTGTTCCTTGACGAGATCAAGACAGGAGAAAAAGTCATGATGTACTATTGA